The genomic DNA tcactgttacgagcccaactgattgggccggatacttggacttgttaCGTGATTGCTATTGAACTGCTATgaatacttgtgcatgccatgtttatacttgtgtacaatacgtgtaggacatacgtgctatacttgaatacgaacctaacttgtatggtaaccatggtaggacgtggttgaccactatatagcttaaccgaactttgtgtatctgccgagcaaaccaaggtgagttcacacagccaaggcatgggattcccgggttgggaattgggttggaagatttgaattggatatttactcgtacttacgctatagctagactatataccatcgtcctcaggttagtcaggacacttacgtaaaacctacgtaaattagtatctaccactgtctcccgggtcaggaggacacttacgtaaaacctacgtaaactcatacctactactgtcttccaggtcggaaggacacttacgtaaaacctacgtaaaccccacgcgtaccactgtcctcggggaagggcactcacgtaaaacctacgtgacctcgTACGTATTCcagttctcgggttaagaagaacactcatggttgcaaatagtctagtaagtataaatatgggaagcccccattagtaacaAATATaaccatgggaaacccccactattagtacatacatacatgggaagcccccatcaaGGAACTTACGAATTACCATTACGTActtacttcctgtgaactcgctcaactagttgttgactctctgctgcatgccttgcagggccttaggtacttatggagcttgcacagggaggagcaggtcgttgtgggacatggatcgtggatgccaagttaaacgtttaaacaattgaacttacgATTTAtattgggtttacatacttatgcttccgctactcaaattatgttttgttaaacaccagttatattgtgatgggttgaattgattacttttaatatttaaatgctatgttcaatatgattggtggcttgatcctggtcatgtcacgcctccaagcggtggtactccgcgggtggattttgggggtgtgacagaatcaTTGAAATCTTTGTTctattacaaatcagataaatacaaatattgtctttcaaattttaaagtcgctaaggcacgagtccatcctatgtgtagcatatatcaacaatcatcacaaagcagcacctgaaacatgtgtaaaaataggtacgtcagcataaaaatgcctgtgagatacataggttttattgtaaataggattcatgacttataagtttaaagaaaaagtgtttaagaaaagttagtcatgatccttgtaaaatgcttttgttttgtaaatcatataaaaatcgataagaaaacagttgatataaaagaaagatgtataaataaataaataattaggtaaaaatgagtttgtatatatgtatatatatattgttgaaaaacaatattttgataaaaaggttcatagtatatttgaaaatataccttggatttaagaaagtcgaataagtaatatattaaaatatattttagttccaaaatagtcaaacagatagtatattaagggggtgtttggggttgagttttgaaaatagattatgcgttttgaataatcagaatcagataattagcataattagctgtaacaaaacgtgctgcagaaagatagtgtttggatttgattatgttgtttgatatcacaataatcagataatcaacattgtttggatttgattatgttgtttgatatcacaataatcagataatcaactatttgagtgtttggcaagtatatatatttcaaaaaaataaataagtgaaaacgtaaaaaatcagtttttggattatcacgttttcctgcagcaaggggtgacctacttatggattatcacgttttgaactctacaaaacgtaaaaaatcactttttattaattttttaccaaacactcaaaatagattttttgcgatttcaaaacacaataatcaaataatcaggttgaaaacgcaatcccaaacaccccctaaatatactttagttgtcaaaataatagttttcagtagtatatcaaaagtatacttttggtttcataaataacatatcaaaatatgctttggatttgataaataacatatttaactatgttttggttttgtaaataacatatcaaaatatgctttggatttgataaataacatattaaactatgttttggttattaacaaaatatatgttggttttgtacaataccacacatgagagtatatcaaactatacttttgggagtatatcaaaatatacaataaaagtgtgatttaagaattcattcagacctagtgcatcaaacaacacctttgagactatagggataccacaaaggcaatccctatttggatggaaaaataaattggtttcagacattccatggcaacaggaatggggtgtcaaatcctataacgctatatcatactaccaaccggtctggtgaacaaaaataagtactattccaacaatttattttataatctttgaaaaaacagcgtttaaaccataaataatcatttagtttgtcaaaagataagtattaacatgtataatcaattatacattgaaatcatgaaaataacagataggtacacatgcttcaccccaaaacgtttaaaaaacagtaaaagaggggactatgtactcacttgagagtgcttagaagtcttgaacaactaccaagcaggCTAGAGGagtcacggaaatcaaacggcacctaatataggtaactacataaataaaccggacctataacggaagatcggataggatgaggtcttgtaaaccaaatgagtgtgagaactcatatgatatggtttaacaaggcctacatactaaaaggaaacctaacctaagtgcttacgacccattatgacccgtttaggtagcttgcgcTACTTTAATGCATCGctcacgtaaaacgcgttcggaccgtctaactagtcctatgacaagtattatatgccctaacatgcttaattatgttgcataattagttaaatgataaaagtttgggttacatatgcttaaatatcaattatgcatgaaaagggtattctGGTAATtttctaaggcatataaactacctatcatacaactacttaaacgaagtgaccataaggtataacctcgaaaggttattccctatacaactatggtcacctaatgtgtttggtcggatcctaaagatcgaccaaacgggtcgggttcgaagtataagcgattgattagatcgcttaccttacgaccctatataagcactaaacctaaagtgacgagctaaacatgttaaaacatgtttaacgaatttagaaaacaggtttgatatcaaaacaaacggttttgatacctaaaagtagtttggttacaaaatacgcaagaatacgcattttgttcgaaactacgactcgtcactatacctagataacgtggtaatcaataggtatagtcactagggactataaccatcgtgattacgctcacgttatgaagttcaaacgaacttcgtgttgaccatggactggtcaaagctgaaagtcaaacagagtttgacttttaagctagaaagcgataaaagaacgaaagaggacttacaaagggtctaAATAGATTTGGTTctaagtattctcaggtaggtagtgaataatcacaaccacttagagaaatctcagaccaaatgtgAGGAAAATGAATGAAGAGCATGGCCTTATATAGTTTTCGCCCAAAACCGTTAAGATCATTTCTTGGTAAGGAGGGGAAGATCTTGGCCATACACTTGTTGGGgaatgattgggggacttgttcatcacacaaaccagcccatagagtGCAAATCAGGGGTTGAAAACCATGGGAATAGGTGGGAAaggccagattcaatgtttctgcatttTTGCTGGTCtgggaggtccttacggaccgtatgggttagTGCTTACAGTCCGTAAGCCTTGTGCAGGTCagcaagtttcaaaaatggcagttttagtccctgaagccccaaacttggtttttgatgcatttttgacacgtttaaaccccgttaaccctatttcaaagctctaaaatgaagctaaattatagggaacttgaaatatgctcaaaaatatctcggatgttggctcgtttggtcgtacggttgcgttgttcggtaaattacgacggaagtcgtaacggacgcaaaagcgatccaaattaagcgacaaatggaattttatcatgccaatcactaaaataaaatattttaatgattacataaatttttggatgtccggatgtattcagaacgtaagatatgcgcgaaaatgcaaacttatacactttttaacgcttttagtccctgaatgaccaaaagtttatttttgcgcaccaaacacctcaaagcctatttctaagctatgtaaaggatatttatggcatatttaacttatgatcaagttccggaatgttcgttacagtacaattcggcatactttcgcagtttgtcgaatttagtccctgtaaccgaataaacttgatttcaccacaccaaaccttccaaaacttatttctaagttatgtaaaggttatttaaggtatgttaagcctatttcactattccggagtgttcgttggattaaactggttatatttacgcatctgtgcacgtataaccttccagaaagcgatttgaagcttgaaatcgaacaagaattgatatgtgcaaacgatacacatatttatacaaatcccaagcatgaaatacaatatttcattggtttggtatttgcttgttggttgaagtgacacaggtgtcacagtctcccctactttaggaaatttcgtcccgaaatttgattttagaggaaacttgtgaagacaactgtgctggtttcgctttcaaatgaatccctcgaaccctaagtaaaactccgggccatgttaggattcttagcgaaattgCCAACTATCAatgtgaagtccttgtagtaacaaaacatggagtttcgaactacggacagaagaacgtttcttatgaagacttatcataggaaacttggtgtGTGTTTGAGATCAGTGTTGGAGAGTGcaagaataaatgacattggtcaaggtccaggacttctagtaacttaaataacactacgttcgcaatgtaataaggaacacttatatataggaagtaccagcggtgtatccaccatgtccttTTTACATTGTTCTCGTATCGTTActcttgtcactataggtcttaacacatgacaaaacttgttgtggttcctgtgcactaaattccataattgtgtatgcatccataattatgtaattccttgcacagtccgcacagttcatttcataatgtgtagggaaaaatcaattgaataaacatgaagcgacttgactagacccccaaaggatctttttaactagatcaacgaacgatctttttaactagatcaacacatgatcttcttaactagaccttcgtacgatctccttaaatagaccacttaaaaggatcttttcaattatatcatcacatgatattcctaaccagattttcaattcaatctgtttaactagaccactcaaggggtccaattttagaatagtacttcataacccaagggacttaactacaacgtaaaagtccattaaggatttaagatagtacctttggatatcctactatgaatccctcatatgagatatggaagattctacgaggatttggatggatcacataaaaacacaaaacacataagaaaacacataatcacaaaatcacataattgtttaacttgatctttactttgttatctttggacatggatatttaaagcacgccaggaatccaatccgtggattccatttggcactttaatcattagaatctaactatgaagataggaagatcctaataagaattcggctttgtccttattgaatcgtaatgtacgtattaaggcatacgaataattcaattaagggctctgATTTGAGTGATattcatccacaaggatctaattatgaggatagaaagatcctacatggattttggaatttgtgtaacgagaggtgcttcgacaccttgcactaggcgtgcttaagtcgatacacaaggtagaaagttcatgaggttgaggcgctagatatgccaaggcgccatatgaagcagaatttgaaggttaagcagcagcagggtttgcaacAGCTTCGCTtaggattgcaaagcggcacatgttaaccaaatgtccccatcgtccactatgggtacatttgaaacagggtatctGATTCGGACGATGACGGTGGCATCGATTCACAAGTTCCAGTTAGTGTTTCAGTCGAATTCGATCGAAGAAGATCCGAATCACGCTCTGTAGGATTTGAACCTACGACATCGGGTTTTGGAGACCCGCGTTCTACCGAACTGAACTAAGAGCGTTTTCTTATCATAAAAGAAAAAGGATTCGTCCCAATACATCTTGTATGCATACTATATAGTATCATAAGAATGAAAGATTCTATATGATATGTCCAATGTGAGTTGATCTCAAAAAACCATATCCGGTTCATCCTTCGGAACCATATCACATCCCGAATCTAATGAAATAGGATGAATTGTCCTGTACCCATGACTCAAAATTTCCTTGCCAAGCTACATGAAAGAGATTTCTGGAAGTCCACAGAAAAATAATTGCTAATTGCCCAAAGTGAGAAGCAAAAATATTCTAATAAAGACGTTCCTCAGTAATATCATCATGACTCTCAAAGTCATGCGCGGTAGCAATACCAAACCAAATACGACGAGTAGTGGGGTCCTGAGCTAAGCCTTGGCTAAACCTTGGAAATCTTAATGCCATAATGCCTTTCAAATCCTCCTAGCCATTATCCTACTGCAATAATTCTTGCTAAGAAGAACGCCCATGTTGTGGCAATTCCACCCAGAAGGTAATGGGTTACTCCTACAGCACGTTACTACAATTACTTGAAATGCGTTTTCATTATGGTCTTACAGAATGACAATTACTTAAATACGTTCGTATCGCCGGAAAGGCAAAGGGGTCAACAGGTCAGGTTTTACTACAATTACTTGAAATGCGCCTGGATAACATCCTTTTTCGGTTGGGTATGGCTCCGACTATTCCGGGAGCTCGCCAATTAGTTAACCATAGACATATTTTAGATCTAAAAAAAGAATATTTATTATTTGAGCCATATCCTGACATAAGAAGGCCAACAAGAGCAATACTTGAAATAGCAATCCATAAAAAAACACCAATACTGAGATCGGCTAGAACAAGGCGATAACCAAAAGGAATTACTAAATAACTTAATAAAATTGATATGACTGCTATAGATGGTCCAATACTAAATAAACGAGTATCTCCTCTAGATGGAAGAAGATTCTCTTTGAAAAGTAATTTGGTACCATCTGCTAGAGCTTGAAGAATTCCCAAAGGTCCTGCGTATTCAGGACCGATACGTTGTTGTATACCCGCGGATATTTCTCTTTCTAACCAAACAATGACTAGTACACCTATTGTAATTCCTAATACAGGAGTAAAAATAGGGATAAGCACCCATATGATCCCATAGACCTCTTTTAAGGATTCCAATCTAGAAAAAGAATTGATAGCTTGTACTTCTGTTGTATCAATTATCATTTTAACGATCAACTTCTCCCATAATGATATCTATACTACCTAGTATCGTCATAATATCAGCCAATTTCATTCTTTTAACTAACTGAGGAAGAATTTGCAAATTAATAAATCCCGGCGGCCTAATTTTATATCGCCAAGGAAAAACACCCTTATCTCCTATCAAAAAAATTCCCAATTCTCCCTTTGGTGCTTCGACTCTCGCATAAAGTTCTTGCTTCGACAATTCAAAAGTCGGAGAAGGTTTTTTACTAATGAATCGATAGTCAAACTCATTCCATACAGTATCTTTTGCTCTATCAAAGCGGCGGATTTCTAAATTTTCATAGGGCCCTCCCGGAATTCCTTCTAGGGCCTGTTGAATAATTTTTATGGATTCTGTCATTTCGCTGATTTGTACTAAATAACGAGCTAACAAATCCCCTTCTTTTTGCCATTGGACTTCCCAATCAAATTCATCGTAACACTCATAATGATCAACTTTACGAAGATCCCATTCTATTCCGGAAGCTCGTAGCATTGGTCCCGACAAACCCCAATTTATTGCTTCCTCTCCACCAATAATGCCTACTCCTTCAACTCGTTCTAAAAAAATGGGATTCCGTGTAATAAGCTTTTGATATTCAGCAATTCCTGTTAAAAAATAATCGCAAAAATCCAAACATTTATCTATCCAGCCATGAGGTAAATCAGCAGCGACTCCACCAATACGAAGCTCGGATAGCAATACCGATTCGATCCGAGCTCTCTTGGAATCAGTTCGACAGCGGATCACGAAATCTTGGTCATCTTCTCTATCTAATGAATGGGGAGTCTGCTTTAAAATTGAAAATCGTCCGCCCTGCACCCACCCCTCGAGTATATGCTTCAACAGGAATCACACAAGGGTAGATTATAAACCTCTAGTAAAATGACCGCCCGTAACAAAGTACATTACATAGCATTACATAGTCCGTTTTAGGGATTGGCGCGCGGAATAGTGCACCTACGCGGCTTCATCGACGTTGTTTTTCAACTGGAAGGCCAAGAGCTAACTACCGAGACTTTGGACTATCCGGACACATACTTCGTGAAATGGTTCATGCATGTTTGTTGCCAGGGGCGACAAGATCGAGTTGGTAAGGATTAAAATATCTCTTTATTTCATTTCTATGATCGATGATCATAGACGGCCTCTTTACCATTCTGTATAAATAGGCTATTCTATTTGTACAGATATGGTAGAGGGGCGCATTCAATCCTTGCTTGTATATTAGTTTTCAGTTATTCTCTTCGGCGCGGGGTAGAGCAGTTTGGTAGCTCGCAAGGCTCATAACCTTGAGGTCACGGGTTCAAATCCTGTCTCCGCAATACTTTTTGtcaaaaaaaattgtatgttttacTTTGGTAACTAGTAATTAGTTAACACTTTTTTTCTTTTGGGGTAGGGGTAGAAGGCAAAGAGGGGAAGGATAGAATAACTACACTATGACGACTAACTATACCAAATCCTTTAGCATTTTAATTTAGAATTTTAGATATGAAATAAATGACTTCAGTTTGGTTTTGGGCGGATAGCGGGAATCGAACCCGCGTTAAACGGATTAAAGTCAAATTCATTTGGGGTATTCTCTCAATTCCAAAAAAGCAACGGGATCAAGTATGAGTTGTCGATCAGAACATATATGGATAGAACCTATAAAGGGGGCTCGAAAAACAAGTAATTTCTGCTGGGCTATTATCCTTTTTTTAGGTTCATTAGGATTCTTGTTGGTTGGAAATCTCATCGTTTTTTTATTTCACAATAACTCGGGATTTAATCCCATAGAGATGATAAATCTTTCACCTGTCAATTCAATGAATGCATTACCTATCGATGATCTTGAATCGGATCAATATCATGAATAACAATATCTGAGCTATTAAATTAATTCATCGTCGAGAATTGAATAGTATAACATACGAACATCTTTTATCCATACCAAATCCAATCTTGGATTCCCGGACCAACCAAAAGTTGCTTTACTTTCTGTATCCTTCTTTTCTGTTCTAAAAAAGaagttttttgaaaaatattgttTCTTTCATTCTTGTATTGGATTTCACCAAATGAAAACGActcatttaattttaataaattattactTTTAGAACTATAAAAAATATTTCTAAATGTAATGACTAGAAGTGCTACTGATAATAATGATCCACAAAGAAGAGCCGCATAGCTCAATATCATCATACTTACGTGCATTATTAACCACTCCGATTGTAGAGCAGGTACTAATATTGTGGGTTTGTGTATTTCATTTAAAAGACCCGAAGTAGCAAAGCCTTGGGTAAAAATAGTAATTGAGGCAGTTATTGTGGTTAAATCATTTTTTCTTATTTTGAAATAAGGCACTATATGAATAAGGGAGAAACTCCATGAAAGAAAAATTAATGATTCATATAAATCACTTAGCGGGAAATGGCCTGAATAAATCCAACGAGTGGTTAATAATCCTGTTAGACATAAAAAAGTAGCTATCATCCCCTTTTCTGACGAATCATAAACCGGCCCAAAAGGGAAGGCCTTTCCCTCTGGGGGTAGGAAAATCATGATCGGGATAGTGGACCAAAAGCTATGGAACTTGGGTGTGGGTCTTTTGTCGAAATGGAATGGcctttttctttattatttatcGTAAATGAGTGAAGCATTACACATAGTATGCCCGTCCCCCATCAGCGTATTTTTTTGTTTTACGCGCCCGTAACTCTTCCTCAGCCAGGATGGGGCAGAATAGCAGAGCAAGTACAAGTATTAGTAGCATAACAAAAACGCGTTCCTCGTCATTAATATGTTTGCTCGCGGCAATTGTGGCCTTTAGTTTCTTTGCATGGCTTCAttcctgaggcgagtcatggtgatagctaaatcaacggcctTCTGGAGTATGACGCCTAACTGTCGAGTAATTGTAGCACCTAGTTCGGAcattgttgttgcgatgaagaggcatcatGATGATGAAAGATATGGGAGGAAACAAGGGAAAAGAAAACAGAATGATAAtgcataaaaattgcgatcatttgtttattacctaaggcaaacaaatgagatggtgactaatcaaagtgaatgggtcaatataatgtatcgcgaagacatgctcgcctataagtggacactcaccccaagagttcccaggtaagagtgactggtccgatactgcggatttgtacgaacactctagccttagacagaagacccagggtacaggcacccacccttccagtttgcacgtgttcacattatttagacaaACTTTGatgggattttgaaaacttagagggttcaaaaccttacaataaatcatcctagaacagatgattggttttcaaagcggatttgaaatttgtgttcttattgtggttgtcacctaaggataactgacggtattgttttaaaagtaaacacaagataacttgtgttagggtcctaggaaggttatagtctaggtcaaagcattactaataacctaattccctataaccattggctctgataccaacttttctgtcacaccccgaccacgtaaaacaacaagacgtggcggaaacgtcggggagtgttgtaacagaatcattgtttcacaaccatggataaaataattttgttttattgaatcatTGAAATCTTTGTTCTATTAcgaatcagataaatacaaatattgtctttcaaattttaaagtcgttaaggcacgagtccatcctatgtgtagcatatatcaacaatcatcacaaagtagcacctgaaacatgtgtaaaaataggtacgtcagcataaaaatgcctgtgagatacataggttttattgtaaataggattcatgacttataagtttaaagaaaaagtgtttaagaaaagttagtcatgatccttgtaaaatgcttttgctttgtaaatcatataaaatcgaTAAGAAAACAGTTGATATAAAAAAgaagatgtataaataaataaataattaggtaaaaatgagtttgtatatatgtatatatatattgttggaaaacaatattttgataaaaaggttcatagtatatttgaaaatataccttggatttaagaaagtcgaataagtaatatattaaaatatattttagttccaaaatagtcaaacagatagtatattaaatatactttagttgtcaaaataatagttttcagtagtatatcaaaagtatactttggatttataaataacatattaaactatgttttggtttcataaataacatatcaaaatatgctttggatttgataaataacatatttaactatgttttggtttcGTAAAttacatatcaaaatatgctttggatttgataaataacatattaaattatgttttggttattaacaaaatatatgttggttttgtacaataccacacatgagagtatatcaaactatacttttgggagtatatcaaaatatacaataaaagtatgatttaagaattcattcagacttagtgcatcaaactacacctttgagactatagggataccacaaaggcaatccctatttggatggaaaaataaattggtttcagacattccatggcAACAGGAATGGGTGtccaatcctatagcgctatatcatactaccaaccggtctggtgaacaaaaataagtactattccaacaatttattttataatctttgaaaaatcagcgtttaaaccataaataatcatttagtttgtcaaaagataagtattaacatgtataatcaattatacattgaaatcatgaaaataacagataggtacacatgcttcaccccaaaacgtaacagtaaaagaggggactatgtactcacttgagaatgcttagaagtcttgaacaactacctaccatacaactacttaaacgaagtgaccataaggtataacctcgaaaggttattccctatacaactatggtcacctaatgtgtttggtcggatcctaaagatcgaccaaatgggtcgggttcgaagtataagcgattgattagatcgcttaccttacgaccctatataagcactaaacctaaagtgacgagctaaacatgttaaaacatgtttaacgaatttagaaaacaggtttgatatcaaaataaacggttttgatacctaaaagtagtttggttacaaaatacgcaagaatacgcattttgttCGAAACTACGTCTCG from Helianthus annuus cultivar XRQ/B chromosome 7, HanXRQr2.0-SUNRISE, whole genome shotgun sequence includes the following:
- the LOC118480583 gene encoding NAD(P)H-quinone oxidoreductase subunit H, chloroplastic encodes the protein MLRASGIEWDLRKVDHYECYDEFDWEVQWQKEGDLLARYLVQISEMTESIKIIQQALEGIPGGPYENLEIRRFDRAKDTVWNEFDYRFISKKPSPTFELSKQELYARVEAPKGELGIFLIGDKGVFPWRYKIRPPGFINLQILPQLVKRMKLADIMTILGSIDIIMGEVDR